In a genomic window of Prochlorococcus marinus subsp. marinus str. CCMP1375:
- a CDS encoding pyridoxal-phosphate-dependent aminotransferase family protein, with protein sequence MKEKLTLMIPGPTPVPERVLKALSKHPIGHRSREFQDIVKSTTELLKWLHQTKGDVLTITGSGTAAMEAGIINTLSKGDKVICGENGKFGERWVKVAKAYGLEVITVKANWGEPLDPENFKNLLNDHQDIRAVIITHSETSTGVINDLEKISSYVKHHKNAITIADCVTSIGACEVKMDDWGVDVIASGSQKGYMMPPGLSFVAMSEKAWQANIRSDLPKFYLDLISYKKTVDKDSNPFTPGVNLYFALEEALIMMKEEGLESIFMRHQRHMKATQEAMKSIGLNLFAKNGFGSPSITSIMPEGIDAEKIRKTVKEDFDILLAGGQDNLKGKIFRIGHLGFINDRDIITAIASIEATLNKLGKSKYPIGTGVAIATKILNERSN encoded by the coding sequence ATGAAAGAAAAACTTACGTTAATGATCCCAGGACCCACACCTGTCCCTGAAAGAGTACTCAAAGCACTTAGCAAGCATCCTATTGGCCATAGGAGTCGAGAGTTTCAAGACATTGTCAAAAGTACTACAGAACTTCTAAAATGGCTTCATCAAACTAAAGGTGATGTCTTAACAATTACTGGCAGTGGAACAGCTGCTATGGAAGCTGGAATAATTAACACACTTAGCAAAGGTGACAAGGTAATCTGCGGCGAAAATGGAAAATTTGGTGAAAGATGGGTCAAAGTTGCTAAAGCATATGGACTTGAAGTAATAACTGTGAAAGCAAATTGGGGTGAACCTTTAGATCCTGAAAATTTTAAAAATCTTCTAAATGATCATCAAGATATACGAGCAGTAATTATCACTCATTCTGAAACATCAACGGGTGTAATTAATGATCTAGAAAAAATTAGTAGCTATGTAAAACATCACAAGAATGCAATCACAATTGCAGATTGTGTAACGAGTATTGGTGCATGTGAAGTTAAAATGGATGATTGGGGAGTAGATGTTATTGCATCTGGATCCCAAAAAGGATATATGATGCCACCAGGCTTAAGTTTCGTCGCAATGAGCGAAAAAGCTTGGCAAGCAAATATACGTTCAGACTTACCAAAATTTTATCTTGATTTAATATCTTATAAAAAAACAGTTGATAAAGATAGTAATCCATTCACGCCAGGAGTCAATCTATATTTTGCTCTAGAAGAAGCCCTAATAATGATGAAAGAAGAAGGACTGGAATCAATATTTATGCGCCATCAGAGACATATGAAAGCTACACAAGAAGCTATGAAATCAATTGGATTAAATCTATTTGCTAAAAACGGTTTTGGAAGTCCTTCAATCACTTCAATAATGCCAGAAGGTATAGATGCAGAAAAAATAAGAAAAACTGTAAAAGAAGATTTTGATATATTACTTGCTGGCGGTCAAGATAATCTTAAAGGCAAAATATTTAGAATTGGTCACCTTGGATTTATTAACGATAGGGACATAATTACAGCTATAGCATCTATAGAAGCAACTCTAAATAAACTAGGAAAATCAAAATATCCTATAGGAACAGGGGTTGCTATAGCAACAAAAATACTTAATGAAAGAAGTAATTAA
- the cbiD gene encoding cobalt-precorrin-5B (C(1))-methyltransferase CbiD, whose amino-acid sequence MRGFTLPVWVVAAAKAAVKVLIGESWQSHEVIELLNNEESIVVPIRSASILDNGEKALGITNCDPGECLDLTRGLEIWVCLRYIENQQIISSDGLELEPWLKIIPGYGVGKFDLTNDISISEFARQLLIVNLKPYRKEGYSLNLEIIFPSGQELAEKTSNHAFGVVDGLALIGTQADVQESASPKKLQSTIHALRSRCAESSFTGSLIFVIGENGLDLALQYGIDSSKIIKTGNWLGPLLVAAAQEKVQQLLIFGYHGKLIKLAGGVFHTHHHLADNRLETLIAFAVKERIPLSLIKEFEEAVSIEAALSILENKDISTAKKLWKRLAVEIEKRSIDYVKRYETSSIEIGAVMFDRARKIRWAGNYALKQINSFGLKLEDY is encoded by the coding sequence TTGAGAGGATTCACACTTCCAGTATGGGTGGTTGCTGCTGCAAAGGCTGCAGTGAAAGTTTTAATTGGAGAGTCTTGGCAGTCGCATGAAGTAATTGAATTGTTGAACAATGAAGAATCAATAGTTGTTCCAATTAGATCAGCATCTATTTTGGACAATGGAGAAAAAGCTTTAGGCATTACTAATTGTGATCCAGGGGAGTGTCTAGACTTAACAAGAGGTTTGGAGATTTGGGTTTGCCTTAGATACATAGAAAATCAGCAGATAATTTCTTCAGATGGTTTAGAACTTGAGCCATGGTTGAAAATTATTCCAGGTTATGGAGTAGGTAAATTTGATTTGACAAATGACATCTCTATTTCTGAATTTGCTAGACAATTGCTAATTGTAAATCTAAAGCCTTATAGAAAAGAAGGATATTCTCTTAATTTGGAAATAATTTTTCCTTCTGGACAAGAATTAGCAGAGAAAACAAGTAATCATGCTTTTGGAGTGGTAGATGGTCTTGCTTTAATTGGGACTCAAGCTGATGTTCAGGAAAGTGCATCTCCAAAGAAACTTCAAAGTACAATTCATGCTTTGCGTAGTCGATGTGCAGAATCAAGTTTCACTGGTTCTTTGATATTTGTAATTGGTGAAAATGGATTGGATTTAGCTTTGCAATATGGAATTGATTCTTCTAAAATTATTAAAACAGGTAATTGGCTAGGACCTTTGCTAGTTGCTGCTGCTCAAGAAAAAGTCCAGCAATTATTGATATTCGGCTATCATGGCAAATTAATTAAATTAGCTGGTGGTGTGTTTCACACTCATCATCATTTGGCTGATAATCGTTTGGAGACTTTGATAGCTTTCGCTGTTAAGGAAAGAATTCCGTTGTCTTTAATAAAGGAATTTGAGGAAGCAGTTTCTATTGAGGCAGCCTTATCAATATTGGAAAACAAAGATATTTCTACTGCCAAAAAACTTTGGAAAAGATTGGCAGTAGAGATTGAAAAAAGAAGTATTGACTATGTTAAAAGGTATGAGACATCTTCTATTGAAATAGGAGCTGTCATGTTTGATAGAGCCAGAAAAATTCGATGGGCTGGCAATTATGCTCTGAAGCAAATTAATTCTTTTGGACTGAAACTTGAAGACTATTAA
- the guaA gene encoding glutamine-hydrolyzing GMP synthase, with the protein MSDPKVTTQRNPSIVILDFGSQYSELIARRIRETEVYSMVLGYNSSVEELKKLSPQGIILSGGPSSVYEEKAPLCDPSIWDLDIPILGVCYGMQVMVKQLGGLVGEAIGKAEYGKALLQVDDPTALLTNVENGSTMWMSHGDSVKQLPAGFVRLAHTTNTPDAAIACHDRRFYGVQFHPEVVHSTDGMVIIRNFVHNICRSKPDWTTNTFIDEAINDVQEKVGKKRVLLALSGGVDSSTLAFLLKKAIGNQLTCMFIDQGFMRKGEPEFLMEFFDKKFHINVEYINARDRFLDKLQGVSDPEKKRKIIGTEFIRVFEEESLRLGPFDYLAQGTLYPDVIESSGTNIDPKTGERIAVKIKSHHNVGGLPKDLQFKLVEPLRTLFKDEVRKVGRSLGLPEEIVNRHPFPGPGLAIRILGEVTKEKLNCLRDADLIVREEIADAGLYHQIWQAFAVLLPVRSVGVMGDQRTYAWPIVLRCVSSEDGMTADWSRLPNSLLEKISNRIVNEVNGVNRVVLDITSKPPGTIEWE; encoded by the coding sequence ATGTCTGATCCTAAGGTTACAACTCAGCGGAACCCATCCATTGTCATTCTTGACTTTGGTTCCCAATATTCTGAGTTAATAGCCAGAAGAATTAGAGAAACAGAAGTTTATTCAATGGTATTGGGATACAACTCTTCAGTTGAAGAATTAAAGAAATTGTCTCCTCAAGGAATTATTTTAAGTGGAGGACCTAGTTCGGTGTATGAGGAAAAGGCACCACTTTGTGATCCAAGTATTTGGGATTTGGATATACCTATTTTGGGCGTCTGTTATGGAATGCAAGTAATGGTGAAACAATTAGGAGGTCTTGTAGGAGAAGCAATTGGAAAGGCTGAATACGGGAAAGCACTTTTGCAGGTCGATGATCCAACTGCATTACTAACTAATGTCGAGAATGGTTCGACAATGTGGATGAGTCACGGAGATTCAGTGAAGCAATTGCCCGCTGGATTTGTACGATTGGCACATACGACAAATACGCCAGATGCAGCGATTGCTTGCCATGATCGTCGTTTTTATGGGGTTCAGTTCCATCCTGAGGTGGTTCATTCGACGGATGGAATGGTAATCATTCGAAATTTTGTCCACAATATTTGTCGATCTAAGCCTGATTGGACTACAAATACGTTTATTGATGAGGCAATAAATGATGTTCAGGAAAAGGTTGGTAAGAAAAGAGTTTTACTTGCACTGTCAGGTGGTGTTGATTCTTCCACCCTTGCATTTCTTTTAAAAAAAGCTATCGGAAATCAACTTACTTGCATGTTTATTGATCAAGGTTTTATGCGAAAAGGTGAACCAGAATTTTTGATGGAATTTTTTGACAAAAAGTTTCATATAAATGTTGAATATATAAATGCTCGAGATCGATTTCTAGATAAATTACAAGGTGTTAGTGATCCTGAAAAGAAAAGAAAGATTATAGGTACAGAATTTATTCGTGTTTTCGAAGAAGAAAGTTTACGTTTAGGTCCTTTTGATTATCTTGCTCAAGGAACACTTTATCCTGATGTTATTGAGAGTTCTGGCACAAATATTGACCCCAAAACTGGAGAAAGAATAGCAGTAAAAATTAAGAGCCATCATAATGTTGGAGGTCTTCCTAAGGATTTACAATTTAAATTAGTTGAACCATTGAGAACATTATTTAAAGATGAAGTAAGAAAAGTTGGTAGATCATTGGGATTACCTGAAGAGATAGTTAACCGTCATCCTTTTCCAGGCCCAGGGCTTGCTATTCGCATCTTGGGTGAGGTTACTAAAGAAAAATTAAATTGTCTTCGTGATGCTGATCTAATAGTTCGAGAAGAAATAGCAGATGCAGGTTTATACCATCAGATCTGGCAGGCTTTTGCTGTTTTATTACCAGTTCGTTCAGTTGGCGTTATGGGAGATCAACGTACATATGCGTGGCCAATTGTTTTGCGATGTGTGTCTAGTGAAGATGGAATGACAGCAGATTGGTCTCGTTTGCCCAACTCTTTGTTAGAAAAAATATCCAATCGAATTGTTAATGAGGTTAATGGTGTTAATCGTGTGGTTTTAGATATAACAAGTAAACCTCCAGGAACCATTGAGTGGGAATAG
- a CDS encoding membrane protein, with protein MTIANQPELSIDRRLQYDSIQVSGKTIFLNPFLYWRRFDTNTDRWLREPGQIGEDQIVINRGRFYPELDWDFLDEEERNIKDAAVEMFLKSLDLVSTFHPDLSAGQLLEVERKMAVTKKRAFERWVEKSFRRRLKLENQEKQRFARERFLREWKEWFILETTQKALLPFVAICFLAVFGGWSLGFSSNSCTPYFSSTNNTVIK; from the coding sequence TTGACAATAGCTAATCAGCCTGAATTAAGTATTGATCGGCGACTTCAGTACGACAGCATACAAGTATCAGGAAAAACGATTTTCTTGAATCCTTTTTTGTATTGGCGCCGATTTGATACTAATACTGATAGATGGTTACGAGAGCCTGGCCAGATTGGGGAAGATCAAATTGTTATTAATAGAGGACGCTTTTACCCAGAGCTAGATTGGGATTTTTTAGATGAGGAAGAGCGTAATATTAAGGATGCTGCGGTTGAGATGTTTTTAAAAAGCCTTGATCTGGTAAGTACTTTCCATCCAGATCTTAGTGCAGGGCAGCTATTGGAGGTAGAACGCAAAATGGCTGTCACTAAGAAGCGTGCGTTTGAAAGATGGGTGGAGAAGTCGTTTAGAAGAAGATTGAAACTGGAAAATCAAGAGAAGCAACGTTTTGCAAGAGAGCGCTTTTTGAGAGAATGGAAAGAATGGTTCATACTTGAAACTACTCAAAAAGCACTTTTGCCTTTTGTGGCTATTTGCTTTCTTGCAGTCTTTGGAGGTTGGTCCTTGGGTTTTTCTAGCAATAGCTGTACACCATATTTTTCATCTACAAATAACACAGTAATCAAGTAG
- the mrdA gene encoding penicillin-binding protein 2, whose protein sequence is MNVKNDKKSNFTNQSNTLVLIIGVIFSLISGRLFWLQIIKGSFYRTLSDQNRIRLVSNPPIRGTISDAKGNLLVDNKLRFALIAQPHLIAKDKWPKLLKRLSRILETDRNSLDNLYREGVKYNDFSITLLSNMTKKQVLRFQEQQSTIDGVNVSIDLIRHYPNKNFASHVLGYTQLITRDEYKKLSKQGYKIKDVIGRSGLEAAFESHLRGEWGGEMLEVDASGRIQRSLGFKPPKQGNNLKLTLDFELQKAAEKALTDKIAGAIVVLDPNTGAIKAMASKPSFDPNFFTKPIRTQKEFEKIFLSSSKPLLSRALNAYDPGSTWKIVTGMAGMESGKFQPDVILETAPCLQYGGHCFPEHNRKGWGSIGYEDAFRVSSNTFFYQVGVGVGIKELHKAALQLGFNTRTGIEIADEESKGFVGTEEWAAKGRGWGRAGTTPWIPEDIASASIGQAVVQVTPLQLARAYAVFANGGYLITPHFVDGDIDWLSSKYRKKVDIKPTTLKTIREGLKKVVESGTGRSLRWDLPTLPPLAGKTGTAEDSSGGKDHAWFACFAPYELSEIVIVAFAQNTPGGGSVHALPMAQNILKIWYQSKL, encoded by the coding sequence ATGAATGTAAAGAACGATAAGAAAAGTAATTTTACAAATCAAAGTAACACTCTTGTTCTAATTATTGGGGTAATTTTTTCTTTAATTTCAGGAAGATTATTTTGGTTGCAAATTATTAAAGGCTCATTTTATAGAACGCTTTCAGATCAGAATCGTATTCGCTTAGTATCTAATCCACCTATTAGAGGAACAATAAGTGATGCAAAAGGTAATTTATTAGTAGATAATAAGCTTAGATTTGCTTTAATAGCTCAGCCTCATTTAATTGCAAAAGATAAATGGCCTAAGTTGCTCAAAAGACTTTCCAGGATACTAGAAACAGATAGAAACTCTCTCGACAATTTATACAGAGAAGGCGTTAAATATAATGATTTTAGTATTACTTTGCTTAGTAATATGACTAAGAAACAGGTTTTACGGTTTCAAGAACAGCAATCAACAATTGATGGAGTAAATGTTAGTATTGATTTAATTCGACATTATCCTAATAAGAATTTCGCATCTCATGTTCTTGGCTATACTCAATTGATTACTCGCGATGAATATAAGAAACTTTCTAAACAAGGTTATAAGATTAAAGATGTTATCGGAAGGAGTGGATTAGAAGCAGCTTTTGAAAGTCATCTGCGAGGTGAATGGGGAGGAGAGATGTTAGAGGTTGATGCTTCTGGTCGCATTCAACGAAGTTTAGGTTTTAAACCTCCTAAACAAGGAAATAATTTAAAATTAACATTAGATTTTGAGCTACAGAAAGCTGCAGAAAAAGCTTTGACTGATAAAATTGCAGGAGCAATAGTTGTTTTAGATCCCAATACTGGCGCTATAAAGGCGATGGCTAGTAAGCCAAGCTTTGATCCTAATTTTTTTACTAAACCAATTAGAACACAAAAAGAATTTGAAAAGATTTTCTTATCTTCTAGCAAACCATTATTAAGCCGTGCTCTAAATGCGTATGACCCAGGTAGTACTTGGAAGATTGTTACTGGGATGGCTGGAATGGAAAGCGGAAAGTTTCAGCCAGATGTAATTTTGGAGACAGCTCCTTGTCTTCAATATGGAGGTCATTGCTTTCCTGAACATAATCGAAAAGGCTGGGGATCAATTGGCTATGAAGATGCATTTAGAGTTTCTAGTAATACATTTTTTTATCAAGTAGGGGTAGGAGTTGGAATTAAGGAATTACATAAAGCCGCATTGCAACTTGGCTTTAATACTCGTACTGGTATAGAAATTGCAGACGAGGAAAGCAAAGGTTTTGTTGGTACTGAAGAATGGGCTGCTAAAGGTAGGGGCTGGGGTAGAGCTGGTACAACACCTTGGATTCCTGAGGATATTGCCAGTGCATCAATAGGACAGGCTGTGGTTCAAGTTACACCACTACAATTAGCTAGAGCATATGCTGTTTTTGCAAATGGTGGATATTTAATTACTCCACATTTCGTTGATGGTGATATTGATTGGTTATCTTCAAAATATCGAAAAAAAGTAGATATTAAACCAACTACACTGAAAACAATTAGAGAAGGTCTTAAGAAGGTAGTAGAATCTGGTACTGGTAGAAGTTTGCGGTGGGATTTACCAACTTTGCCACCCTTGGCTGGTAAGACTGGAACAGCAGAAGATAGTAGTGGTGGGAAAGATCATGCATGGTTTGCCTGTTTTGCTCCTTATGAGTTAAGTGAAATTGTCATTGTTGCTTTTGCTCAAAATACCCCTGGCGGTGGTTCAGTACATGCCCTACCAATGGCTCAAAATATTCTCAAAATTTGGTATCAGAGCAAGCTTTAG
- a CDS encoding NAD(P)H-dependent oxidoreductase translates to MNSENKVLIITASDGENLKLAKRFVVLAEQMGVNSTLIDLTSLELPLFSPKRHSELGIPSAITLLHSEMISISHWVVCAPEYNGSIPPVLTNAIAWLSVQEKDFRKLFNGRPIAMASVSGGGCMEVLISMRIQFSHLGAQVLGRQLASNNKAPAQDTSITDILDRLLQMKPLKIKPA, encoded by the coding sequence ATGAATTCAGAGAACAAAGTATTGATCATCACTGCTAGTGATGGTGAAAACTTAAAACTTGCAAAACGTTTTGTTGTTTTAGCAGAACAAATGGGGGTCAATTCCACATTGATAGATCTTACAAGTCTGGAGTTACCTCTCTTCAGTCCAAAAAGGCATTCTGAATTAGGGATTCCATCTGCCATCACACTCCTTCATTCTGAAATGATTTCTATTTCCCATTGGGTCGTTTGTGCGCCAGAGTATAACGGCTCAATACCACCAGTACTAACCAACGCAATTGCGTGGCTTTCTGTTCAAGAAAAAGATTTCCGCAAATTATTTAACGGACGTCCCATTGCAATGGCTAGTGTCTCAGGTGGTGGCTGCATGGAAGTATTAATATCCATGCGTATACAATTTAGTCATTTAGGAGCTCAGGTCCTTGGACGTCAATTAGCTAGCAATAACAAGGCACCCGCTCAAGATACGTCAATAACAGACATATTAGATAGATTACTGCAAATGAAACCTTTGAAAATTAAACCGGCATAA
- a CDS encoding diflavin flavoprotein, producing the protein MFNNSKNQFTQSSNGKDVVQLPIEDGFISIRCLSPKKLRFEIEYSLGKGTTSNAFLFSKNNGSHIISPAVLVNPPGANFQEVFLPTLKTLINKTKELHIIIGHVNPNRISLLRALATEFKNIKIICSNPGGKLLKELWYQKKPSKEKLNEEKGLIIPSLPEIRLIKQEESISIFNDYELRLIPAPTARWPGGLIALEEKTGLLMSDKLFGTHICTAEWAESNRSSTEEERRHYFDCLMTPMVSQINRIIEKIELLNITSIAPGHGPAIDTSWRSLLNDYQRWGGQQSKASIKIILLFASAYGNTASIADSLAKGISSTGVQVTSLNCEFTPANELLNEIQKADAYLIGSPTLGGHAPTPIVSALGTLLAEGDRNKPVGIFGSYGWSGEALDLLENKLRNGGFEFAFDPIKIKFSPNAEVIKTLEETGTMLGRKLIKKERQEQRRLSGGINATKSDPALLALGKVVGSLSILAAQKHEEENSISSAMVASWISQASFSPPGITIAVAKDRAVEALLHKQDLFTLNILNENNYQNSLKQFLQPFLPGEDRLSGLNLLRSPGEQPILPEAIAWIEGCVKQRMECGDHWLIYAEILHGKVLDPNGVTAVHHRHTGANY; encoded by the coding sequence ATGTTCAATAATTCAAAGAATCAATTCACACAATCTTCGAATGGCAAAGATGTAGTTCAGCTACCAATAGAAGATGGATTTATTTCTATTAGATGCCTTAGCCCCAAAAAACTAAGGTTTGAAATTGAATATTCCTTAGGTAAAGGAACAACTTCCAATGCATTTCTTTTTTCAAAAAATAATGGATCTCACATAATTTCTCCTGCTGTTTTGGTGAATCCACCTGGAGCCAACTTTCAAGAAGTATTTCTACCAACATTAAAAACGCTTATCAATAAAACCAAAGAACTACATATTATTATTGGTCATGTCAATCCAAATCGCATTAGCCTTCTACGAGCACTCGCCACAGAATTTAAAAATATAAAAATTATCTGTTCTAATCCAGGTGGAAAATTACTTAAAGAACTCTGGTATCAAAAAAAGCCTTCTAAAGAAAAGCTGAATGAAGAGAAAGGGTTAATTATTCCTTCTTTACCAGAAATTCGTTTAATAAAACAAGAAGAATCTATTTCTATCTTCAACGATTATGAATTGAGATTAATACCTGCCCCTACAGCTCGATGGCCTGGTGGACTAATAGCTTTGGAAGAAAAAACAGGCTTACTAATGAGTGACAAATTATTTGGTACACATATTTGTACAGCAGAATGGGCCGAGAGCAATAGAAGTAGCACAGAAGAGGAAAGGCGTCATTATTTTGACTGTCTTATGACTCCAATGGTGAGTCAAATTAATCGAATTATTGAAAAAATTGAGTTGCTTAATATTACGTCAATTGCACCTGGTCATGGACCAGCAATTGACACAAGCTGGCGCAGTTTATTAAATGATTATCAAAGATGGGGAGGACAGCAAAGCAAAGCCTCTATCAAAATCATCCTGTTATTTGCCAGTGCATATGGAAATACTGCATCAATTGCAGATAGTCTAGCTAAAGGAATTAGTTCAACTGGAGTTCAAGTAACAAGTCTAAATTGCGAATTTACACCAGCCAATGAATTATTAAATGAGATACAAAAAGCAGATGCATATCTCATTGGTTCGCCAACCCTAGGAGGACATGCACCGACACCGATTGTGTCTGCACTAGGCACTTTGCTTGCAGAAGGAGATAGAAACAAGCCTGTAGGTATATTCGGTAGTTACGGGTGGAGTGGTGAAGCTTTAGATTTGCTAGAAAATAAGTTACGTAATGGAGGCTTTGAATTTGCCTTTGATCCAATCAAAATCAAGTTCAGTCCAAATGCTGAAGTAATAAAAACACTTGAAGAAACAGGAACAATGTTAGGGAGGAAACTTATTAAAAAAGAGCGTCAAGAACAACGTCGATTAAGTGGAGGTATTAATGCTACAAAAAGTGACCCTGCATTATTAGCACTTGGGAAAGTTGTCGGCTCCTTATCTATCTTGGCAGCTCAAAAACATGAAGAAGAAAATTCCATTAGCAGTGCAATGGTAGCTAGTTGGATTAGCCAAGCGAGTTTCTCACCACCAGGAATCACAATTGCCGTAGCTAAAGATAGAGCTGTAGAAGCTTTGCTACATAAGCAAGATCTCTTTACTTTAAATATTTTAAATGAAAATAATTATCAAAATTCCCTAAAACAATTTCTTCAACCTTTCTTGCCAGGAGAAGATCGATTATCAGGCTTAAATTTACTACGCAGCCCTGGAGAGCAACCCATACTTCCTGAGGCCATAGCATGGATAGAAGGTTGTGTAAAACAACGAATGGAGTGTGGTGACCACTGGCTAATTTATGCAGAAATCCTACATGGAAAAGTTTTAGATCCGAATGGAGTTACAGCTGTACATCATCGTCATACCGGAGCAAATTATTAA
- a CDS encoding diflavin flavoprotein, protein MSTNSRAVIEQKITSPRLSLQCEPIASNTTAIRSLDWDRSRFDIEFGLRNGTTYNSFIIQGEKTALIDSSHVKFRSTWVDALTKCIDPKTIDFLIVSHTEPDHSGLISDILDLNNDIEIVGSKVAIQFLENQIHRPFKSTAIKTGGELDLGINPSNGIHHKLDFISAPNLHWPDTIFSFDHATSILYTCDAFGLHYCTDELFDLDPDAILPDFRYYYDCLMGPNARSVLQALKRIKNLPTIQTIAVGHGPLLRHNLDLWLNNYQEWSGQRSQGEDYAAVCYISQYGFCDRLSQAIALGINKADAQVQLVDIRASDAQELSALIGDAKAVVVPTWPNKPDAELQSSIGTLLAALKPKQWVAVYEGYGKNDEPIDVVANQLRSLGQKEAFSPLRVKQSPDANTFQQFDEAGTDLGQLLNRKKNIATIKSFDGDLMKAMGRISGGLYVVTASQGDDSNKRRGAMVASWVSQASFNPPGLTVAVAKDRAIEALMQVGDRFVLNVLEENNYQHLFRQFLKRFPPGANRFEGITVMEDVAKGGPVLGDALAYLDCFVKQRLETTDHWIIYALVEHGNISNTETKTAVHHRKVGTSY, encoded by the coding sequence ATGAGTACTAACTCAAGAGCAGTCATCGAACAAAAAATTACTAGCCCTAGACTTTCATTGCAATGCGAGCCAATTGCAAGCAATACTACCGCGATTAGATCACTAGACTGGGATCGCAGTCGATTTGATATTGAATTTGGTTTACGAAATGGAACAACCTACAACAGTTTTATTATTCAAGGAGAAAAAACAGCCTTAATTGATAGCAGCCATGTCAAATTCAGAAGCACTTGGGTTGACGCACTAACCAAATGCATTGATCCAAAAACAATTGATTTTTTAATTGTCAGTCATACCGAGCCAGATCATTCTGGATTAATAAGCGACATTCTAGATCTCAATAATGATATTGAAATTGTTGGCTCAAAAGTTGCCATTCAATTTTTAGAAAACCAAATTCATCGGCCTTTTAAATCTACAGCAATAAAAACCGGGGGAGAACTTGATTTAGGTATTAATCCATCTAATGGTATCCATCACAAACTTGACTTCATTAGTGCTCCAAATCTTCATTGGCCAGATACAATTTTTTCTTTTGATCATGCAACAAGTATTCTTTACACATGTGACGCTTTTGGCCTTCATTACTGTACAGATGAATTATTTGATCTTGATCCAGATGCAATTCTTCCCGATTTTCGCTACTACTACGATTGTTTAATGGGTCCAAATGCGCGCAGTGTTCTTCAAGCACTTAAGCGAATTAAAAATTTACCAACCATACAAACAATTGCCGTAGGTCATGGACCTCTTTTGCGTCATAATTTAGATCTATGGTTAAATAATTACCAGGAGTGGAGTGGTCAACGAAGTCAAGGAGAAGATTATGCAGCGGTATGCTATATCAGTCAATATGGGTTTTGTGATCGACTAAGTCAAGCAATTGCATTAGGAATAAATAAAGCAGATGCACAAGTACAACTAGTTGACATCAGAGCTTCTGATGCACAAGAACTCAGTGCACTTATTGGAGATGCAAAAGCTGTTGTTGTTCCAACTTGGCCTAATAAGCCTGACGCTGAACTCCAAAGCTCGATAGGAACATTGCTTGCTGCATTAAAACCGAAGCAATGGGTCGCCGTATATGAAGGCTATGGAAAAAATGATGAGCCAATTGATGTTGTTGCGAATCAATTGAGAAGTTTGGGACAAAAAGAAGCTTTTTCGCCTCTAAGGGTCAAGCAATCACCTGATGCTAATACTTTTCAACAATTTGATGAAGCCGGAACTGATCTGGGACAATTACTCAATCGAAAGAAAAATATTGCAACCATCAAAAGCTTTGATGGAGATCTTATGAAAGCAATGGGTCGTATTAGTGGAGGACTATATGTAGTAACAGCTAGCCAAGGTGATGATAGTAATAAGCGTAGAGGTGCCATGGTTGCAAGTTGGGTTAGCCAAGCAAGTTTCAATCCTCCTGGTCTTACAGTTGCTGTAGCAAAAGATCGTGCAATTGAGGCGCTGATGCAAGTAGGTGATCGTTTTGTTTTAAATGTGCTAGAAGAAAATAACTATCAACACTTATTCAGACAATTTCTAAAAAGATTCCCTCCAGGAGCTAATCGTTTTGAAGGAATTACTGTTATGGAGGATGTAGCCAAAGGAGGTCCAGTCTTAGGAGATGCACTTGCATATTTAGATTGTTTTGTAAAACAACGTCTTGAAACAACTGATCACTGGATCATCTATGCATTAGTTGAACATGGCAATATTTCAAATACAGAGACAAAAACAGCCGTACACCATCGCAAAGTTGGCACTTCTTACTAA